Genomic window (bacterium):
AAATGCCATAGGTGCCGGTTTTTATTTTATTCAAAGATTCTTCGAGTTTATAAAAGTATTTTTCGGTTTTTGCCCTTAAAAGCAGCAATTTTTCAGTTTCATTTGTATCTGTGCCCTGGTCCGCCAGGTGGATACTATACGCGGATAAATCTCCCGCGTCTTCACGGGGGCTTTTTTTAATATTTTCTTCAATTTTGCGTAATTCAGAACGTATTGCAGTAATTTCTTTTTCTATTAAACTTTTAAATTTCGCAATTTCTTTTTTATTAAGTTTAGCTGGTGTTGACATTAAAGTATTTCTCCTTCCTTTATAATTTTTAAGCACTTTGGGCACAAATTAGGGTGCTCTTTATCAGTCCCTGAAGATTTTGTGTATATCCAGCAGCGTTCGCATTTTATTCCCTGTGATTTTTCAATAAAGACTGATAAGCCGGGTATATTAACGGCAGAATATGAATTACCGGTTTTATTTTTGGTATTAAATATATCTACCGAAGAAACAATAAAAATTGTGGGAAGGTCATTTTTATATTTATTTAGAAAGGCCTCAAGTTTTTTGTCTTCGACTGAAAGTACAACATTTGCCTCGAGTGACTGGCCGATGATTTTAGATTGACGGGCAATCTCCAGCGCGGAATAGACCTCTTTTCTTACTGAAATTAAATTGTCCCAGTTTTCCTCAAGATGTTTTTGGATATATTCCTCGTTAATCTCGGGTAGTTCGCTCAAATGGATACTTATTTCTTTGCCGTGGAATTTTGGCAGGTGCTGCCAAACTTCTTCAGATGTATGGACCATTATGGGGGCCATTAATTTTGAAATGTTATGGATTATTTCAAATAAAACGGTTTGGGCGGCCCGTCTTTCAACTGATTTTCTGCCATATGTGTATAACCTGTCTTTTAATATGTCAAGATAGAAAGCGCTCAAATCGTTAACGCAATAATTGTATAACGCATGATAAAAATAATGAAATTGAAATGAATTATAGCCCTGTATGCTTTTTTCAAGCATCCTCTGGAGCTGAATAAGCGCAAACCGGTCGATTTCAAGCAGGTTGTTATAATCAATTTTGTCGGTTTCCGGGTTAAAGTCATGAAGATTTCCTAAAATATAACGGCATGTATTTCTTATTTTACGGTAAGCGTCTGTAAGCCTGCCGAGAATTTCTGTGGATATCTTTATATCGTTCTGAT
Coding sequences:
- a CDS encoding TraR/DksA C4-type zinc finger protein, yielding MSTPAKLNKKEIAKFKSLIEKEITAIRSELRKIEENIKKSPREDAGDLSAYSIHLADQGTDTNETEKLLLLRAKTEKYFYKLEESLNKIKTGTYGICAQCGKPINKERLKAVLCASYCIKCKQERQNLLE